In Labrus bergylta chromosome 11, fLabBer1.1, whole genome shotgun sequence, one genomic interval encodes:
- the LOC109995499 gene encoding uncharacterized protein, which produces MAQECGACEDISGRVGGLHITVRKQSDGRVRLELCKTCKLYHCPFCQASVYKPKAEYANVWTHVEIHRMRALKHGEFNIHVCQLKCRRERHFHCPYCPRTIMTRKHFERHMNNCVEMQSLTRVKAAIPPSTPAQPVSAAGQRVILLVNLAAPLQQTVVMGQNPAPPKPFVKAESTSGQPPAQPKSTSRQPPASSEPPVSPTSGHPPGPAEPPAQPQPLADKRPVPPQPLVTPQSTSDKSPTPQKSTLGQCPSPAVVPPATAFQPAGLPDLPVQPTTPAVHSASPTENPMKPPGQIHGTVRRKIKCPLCNLYLNPKNLRIHNLRKHLISERDITAKNHLKSQCIDVNNSVYAVAKAYKATAVPLHVIKQRLSSTNHMMCEEDRCKSVSDFRKRSNLPESQCPHLRSVDFCLTRANRVDLKPELLQELTVDKRIGKDMAAKCLNYRDIASQNGAPLVALVDLGGSHCLYLSVFEPNMSQCSKLGRLFVTFTLKGRIWHCVCSRGRVPCLHRCLAKWFLFQTKKDLLSSNAKQDAPMSPSELIDDSPVETSTETSTGEEPLKQMAAYIYNQKKLPNMFPGDIDQLEPETRFPKHLVPSETVCQVCQGDVFLSEPILITNKARVITLTGMTEDNSTLSRKCPDCQMVYRYQEWGEGLHNYNNHIILSLQLCMLLQNSIKIHAADGGVEVLERTVGVKSSCGLEVLQAYLHFEALTSHTCQSEVMMDLYLKGVFNMAGIEIKDLPESFTGEVNADDFWDSACLEIISSSLEARSPGYKSKLDDKLKEAAASAVSTSFSLAERKRLTKERTDECHRAVARFLVKGLHPVSTVESPWFREMTEVLNPKYCLPSRDQLTNKLIPSWFSAEKKSVMKELLHVSKAALTCDWWSSVNRDQYRTVSLHFITKGQMVHKVLRTNQVYDAQADTAVAEQVAAVLKEFGVGGKVVAMTVDNAFSVDRDIKKLKFRKLRCFAQILNGAAQKVYTSNTVVRWTSKIRAAVVGMQSSSAAQTVLQEKQKLLNLPRHSLVIDVQAHWNSLYLMVERFVEQFSAIQAATTDPQIKPSFEKKRLETLSDDDYWKAEEFIRTMKPLYTSTLCVSADKSPSCSQIFPILKKLEAHFEPGDEDSLFTATLKEKVWADLSTCYRDAATWKFLQESSAMDPRFKNSIDSDEIWCRVKTAAVRAATLREVSNSEEHRLLHEDSDEEYSNETLLPKRPRLTALEELFEEEDRALKSSASAENTLSLPERVQQEIQLYRKLPAIPTSQDTLAWWWERRTTLALLSELSNSYLCVQASSTPGERVFSTAGDTISQERAHILPEKVDMQIFLQKNC; this is translated from the exons ATGGCGCAGGAGTGCGGGGCGTGTGAGGACATTTCTGGGCGTGTTGGAGG gTTGCACATCACAGTGCGAAAGCAGTCGGATGGCCGCGTGCGTCTGGAGTTGTGCAAAACGTGCAAGCTTTACCACTGTCCCTTCTGCCAGGCTTCGGTCTACAAGCCGAAAGCAGAATATGCAAATGTTTGGACACACGTTGAAATCCACAGAATGAGGGCCTTGAAACATGGAG aatTCAATATCCATGTTTGCCAGCTGAAGTGCAGAAGAGAAAGACATTTCCACTGTCCGTACTGTCCCAGGACGATCATGACCcggaaacattttgaaagacaCATGAACAATTGTGTTGAGATGCAAAGTTTGACACGTGTTAAGGCTGCAATTCCGCCCTCGACTCCTGCTCAGCCCGTTTCTGCAGCAGGTCAACGTGTCATCCTCCTGGTCAACCTCGCTGCCCCTCTTCAGCAAACTGTCGTGATGGGACAGAATCCTGCTCCCCCTAAACCCTTTGTTAAAGCAGAGTCCACATCAGGCCAGCCCCCTGCTCAGCCAAAATCCACCTCAAGACAACCTCCTGCTTCTTCTGAGCCTCCTGTTTCACCAACATCAGGCCACCCCCCTGGTCCAGCTGAACCCCCTGCTCAGCCACAACCATTGGCAGATAAGCGCCCTGTTCCACCTCAGCCTCTTGTTACACCTCAGTCAACCTCAGATAAGTCTCCTACTCCTCAAAAATCCACACTCGGTCAGTGTCCTTCTCCAGCTGTTGTCCCCCCAGCTACAGCTTTCCAGCCTGCTGGTTTGCCTGACTTACCCGTTCAGCCTACAACCCCAGCAGTCCACTCTGCTTCTCCAACAGAAAACCCTATGAAGCCACCAGGACAAATACACGGCACGGTacggagaaaaataaaatgtccgCTGTGCAACCTTTACTTAAACCCAAAGAATCTGAGAATACATAATCTTCGGAAACACTTAATTTCTGAAAGGGACATAACAGCCAAAAACCATCTTAAGAGTCAGTGTATTGACGTGAATAACAGTGTGTATGCTGTAGCAAAGGCGTACAAGGCCACTGCCGTACCTCTGCACGTCATCAAACAGAGGTTGAGTAGCACGAACCACATGATGTGCGAAGAGGATCGGTGCAAGAGCGTTTCAGATTTTCGAAAGCGGAGCAACTTGCCCGAGAGCCAGTGTCCTCATCTACGCTCTGTGGATTTCTGTTTAACTCGCGCAAACAGAGTCGACCTGAAACCAGAGCTGTTGCAGGAACTGACTGTCGATAAACGGATTGGAAAGGACATGGCTGCCAAGTGCCTTAACTATCGTGACATAGCCTCTCAGAACGGAGCGCCGCTTGTCGCCCTTGTGGATCTCGGTGGAAGTCATTGCttgtatttgtctgtgtttgagcCGAACATGTCCCAGTGCAGCAAGTTGGGTCGATTATTTGTGACCTTTACTCTAAAAGGAAGGATTTGGCATTGTGTTTGTTCTCGAGGTAGGGTTCCCTGCTTGCACAGATGTCTTGCCAAATGGTTTCTTTTCCAAACCAAGAAAGATTTATTATCCTCTAATGCGAAACAAGACGCACCCATGAGCCCTTCTGAGCTGATAGACGACTCACCTGTGGAAACCTCCACAGAAACCTCCACTGGAGAGGAGCCTCTAAAACAGATGGCGGCGTACATTTACAACCAAAAGAAATTACCCAACATGTTTCCAGGGGACATCGACCAGTTGGAGCCTGAAACACGGTTTCCAAAGCATTTGGTTCCATCTGAAACAGTCTGCCAGGTGTGCCAGGGTGACGTCTTCTTATCAGAACCGATTTTGATCACCAACAAAGCCAGAGTCATAACTCTAACAGGAATGACAGAAG ATAATTCCACACTTTCCAGAAAGTGTCCAGACTGTCAGATGGTCTACCGTTACCAGGAGTGGGGGGAGGGGCTTCacaactacaacaaccacaTAATCCTGAGTCTGCAACTGTGCATGCTTCTGCAAAACTCCATCAAG ATTCACGCTGCTGATGGTGGAGTGGAGGTGCTGGAGCGGACAGTAGGTGTCAAGTCTTCATGTGGCTTGGAGGTGCTTCAGGCGTACCTTCACTTTGAAGCTCTTACAAGTCACACCTGTCAGTCTGAGGTCATGATGGATCTTTATCTAAAAGGCGTTTTCAACATGGCAG GGATTGAGATCAAGGACTTGCCTGAATCCTTCACTGGAGAAGTAAATGCAGACGACTTCTGGGATTCAGCGTGCCTGGAGATCATATCGAGCAGCCTGGAAGCTC GAAGTCCCGGCTATAAATCTAAGTTAGACGATAAACTGAAAGAAGCCGCAGCGTCTGCCGTCTCGACCTCCTTCTCTCTGGCTGAAAGAAAGAGGCTAACTAAAGAAAGAACAGATGAGTGTCACAGAGCTGTGGCCAGATTTCTTGTTAAGGGATTACATCCTGTGTCGACAGTAGAGTCACCGTGGTTCAG AGAGATGACAGAAGTGCTAAACCCAAAGTACTGCCTGCCTTCCAGAGATCAGCTCACAAACAAACTGATTCCTTCATGGttctctgcagagaaaaaaagtgtcatGAAAGAGCTGCTGCACGTGTCTAAGGCTGCATTGACATGCGACTGGTGGTCAAGTGTTAACCGTGACCAATACAGGACAGTTTCTTTGCACTTCATAACAAAAGGCCAGATGGTGCATAAAGTGCTGCGTACTAACCAGGTTTACGACGCTCAGGCAGACACAGCAGTGGCCGAGCAGGTAGCTGCTGTACTGAAGGAGTTTGGTGTCGGAGGCAAAGTTGTTGCCATGACAGTGGATAATGCGTTCAGTGTGGACAGAGACATAAAGAAACTGAAGTTCAGGAAGCTGAGATGCTTCGCCCAAATTCTCAACGGAGCAGCTCAGAAGGTTTACACCAGCAACACTGTGGTACGATGGACATCAAAGATtagagctgcagttgtgggaaTGCAAAGTTCCTCAGCAGCTCAAACTGTTCTGCAAGAGAAGCAAAAGCTTTTGA atctACCGCGACACTCTTTAGTAATCGATGTCCAAGCACACTGGAACTCTCTGTACCTCATGGTGGAGAGGTTTGTAGAGCAGTTTTCTGCCATCCAGGCCGCCACAACAGATCCCCAGATCAAACCTTCTTTTGAGAAAAAGAG GCTGGAAACGCTCTCAGACGATGATTACTGGAAAGCAGAGGAGTTCATAAGGACCATGAAGCCCCTGTACACGTCTACTCTCTGTGTCTCAGCCGACAAGAGTCCTTCATGTAGTCAGATATTTCCCATCCTGAAAAAACTGGAGGCCCACTTTGAACCCGGGGACGAGGACTCTCTCTTCACAGCCACACTCAAGGAAAAAGTCTGGGCTGACCTGTCCACATGTTACAGG GATGCTGCTACCTGGAAGTTCCTACAGGAGTCCAGCGCTATGGATCCAAGGTTCAAGAACAGCATTGACTCAGATGAGATTTGGTGCAGAGTGAAAACGGCTGCGGTTAGGGCTGCAACCTTGAGAGAG GTTTCAAACTCAGAGGAACACAGACTTTTACACGAGGACAGCGATGAAGAGTATTCAAATGAG ACTCTGCTTCCCAAAAGGCCGAGGCTAACTGCCCTGGAGGAGCTTTTTGAGGAGGAAGACAGAGCCCTAAAGAGCAGTGCATCAGCGGAAAACACACTTTCACTACCTGAAAGAGTCCAGCAAGAGATACAGCTGTACAGGAAACTGCCTGCTATACCCACATCACAGGACACTCTGGCCTGGTGGTGGGAGAGACGGACCACTCTGGCTCTCCTGTCCGAACTCTCTAACTCATACCTCTGTGTGCAAGCGTCGTCTACTCCTGGGGAGAGAGTGTTTTCAACAGCAGGAGACACAATAAGTCAGGAGAGGGCACACATTCTACCAGAAAAGGTCGATATGCAGATTTTTCTACAGAAAAACTGCTAA